A region from the Pelobates fuscus isolate aPelFus1 chromosome 3, aPelFus1.pri, whole genome shotgun sequence genome encodes:
- the MPHOSPH10 gene encoding U3 small nucleolar ribonucleoprotein protein MPP10: MANTVQSPPALGQCMEVLEAVSAHPEQLLSVQEELAGRFSQLTKVLYDLHKSELALGIGSPLKELVTENFDEEQIWQQIELQNSKVLNYFKNAVRQSVKDRELYLVEPSEEEASESEGETEEDVSELEPEVNVKRRDGKENTHKLSGKHLPKANFRDDDESDLDSDVDELEQQNKQTINKKPERKQTNKKPTEKSIVDDQFFNLAEMEAYLDATEKNDDANDDDESEEDVEYFEDIESGDEEDIFDTQKTKQKESKSSRDLYYKDYFDPLEGDQEDMEEQPSEEDDLEENEDNEEGALSDDANEQMSEYDEEEEEPMEETEESKKAKETFKRVTFALSDESEGEDIGDILGGKKQHDVSEPSEPKSSFEKREAKMTEKINALQNQMLAEKAWQLSGEVTAQKRPENSLLSETLQFDHAIRMAPIITEETTVQLEDIIKQRIKDQIWDDVVRKEKPKENPFEFKKRLTLDHDKSKLSLAEIYEQEYLKLNQKKTEEEENPKHVEIQKMMDSLFLKLDSLSNFHFTPKPAIPEIKVVSNVPAISMEEVAPVAASEAALVAPEEVKEKNKAGDIKTRAEKTSTDKNRDRRKKKLTKRLKIKEKEKRLKLAEKTREESGKKPTKQAAEASLKKLAKEGKATILKDEGKDKALKSSQAFFSQLQDQVRVQIKGAKAAQKKTKKGNELSAHKLKL; this comes from the exons atggcgaacacaGTGCAGTCTCCCCCGGCCCTGGGGCAGTGTATGGAGGTACTGGAGGCAGTGAGTGCCCACCCAGAGCAGCTGCTCAG TGTGCaagaagagttagctggaaggtTCTCCCAGTTAACAAAGGTTCTCTATGATTTGCACAAATCCGAACTTGCCCTTGGCATAGGAAGTCCCCTAAAAGAGTTGGTGACTGAAAACTTTGATGAAGAGCAAATCTGGCAACAGATTGAACTTCAGAACAGTAAAGTTCTTAACTACTTCAAGAATGCGGTCAGACAAAGTGTCAAAGACCGAGAACTGTATCTTGTGGAGCCATCTGAGGAGGAAGCATCAGAATCTGAAGGTGAAACAGAGGAAGATGTTTCAGAGTTAGAACCTGAAGTAAACGTAAAAAGAAGGGATGGAAAAGAGAACACCCACAAGCTCAGTGGAAAACATTTACCAAAGGCTAATTTCAGAGATGATGATGAATCCGATTTGGACTCTGATGTTGATGAACTGGAGCAACAAAACAAACAGACAATAAATAAAAAGccagaaagaaaacaaacaaataaaaagcctACAGAAAAGTCCATAGTGGATGACCAGTTTTTCAACCTAGCAGAGATGGAAGCCTATTTGGATGCAACTGAGAAAAATGATGATGCTAACGACGACGATGAAAGTGAAGAAGACGTAGAGTACTTTGAGGATATTGAGTCTGGCGATGAAGAGGATATTTTTGACACACAGAAAACAAAGCAAAAG GAGAGCAAAAGTTCCAGAGACCTTTATTACAAAGACTACTTTGACCCACTAGAAGGTGATCAAGAGGACATGGAAGAACAACCAAGTGAGGAAGATGATTTGGAAGAAAATGAAGATAATGAGGAGGGGGCTTTGTCTGATGATGCCAatgaacaaatgagtgaata TGATGAAGAAGAGGAGGAACCAATGGAGGAAACCGAGGAGAGCAAAAAAGCCAAGGAAACTTTCAAGCGGGTAACGTTTGCTCTATCTGATGAAAGTGAAGGCGAAGACATTGGTGATATTCTTGGTGGAAAAAAGCAACATGATGTATCGGAACCCAGTGAGCCAAAGTCCTCCTTTGAGAAACGGGAAGCGAAG atgaCAGAGAAAATTAATGCCTTGCAAAATCAAATGCTGGCTGAGAAAGCTTGGCAACTTAGTGGTGAGGTGACGGCACAGAAAAGGCCTGAAAACAGTCTGCTGTCAGAGACCTTGCAATTCGACCATGCCATCAGGATGG CACCTATTATCACAGAGGAGACCACAGTACAGCTAGAAGATATCATTAAACAGAGGATAAAAGACCAG ATATGGGATGATGTTGTAAGGAAGGAAAAACCAAAAGAAAACCCATTTGAATTTAAGAAGCGACTTACTTTGGACCACGATAAAAGCAAACTTAGTCTTGCAGAGATATACGAACAGGAGTATTTAAAACTCAACCAG aaaaagacagaagaagaagaaaatcCAAAACATGTAGAAATCCAGAAAATGATGGACAGTCTCTTCCTAAAGCTCGACTCTCTCTCCAATTTTCATTTCACTCCTAAACCG GCCATTCCAGAAATTAAGGTGGTCTCTAATGTTCCTGCAATCAGCATGGAAGAAGTGGCACCAGTGGCTGCCAGCGAAGCAGCACTTGTTGCCCCAGAGGAAGTCAAG GAGAAGAACAAAGCAGGAGACATAAAAACTAGAGCAGAGAAAACCTCCACTGACAAGAACAGAGACAGGAGAAAAAAGAAACTCACCAAAAGGCTGAAAATAAAAGAGAAGGAAAAACGGCTTAAGTTGGCCGAGAAGACCAGGGAAGAGAGTGGAAAGAAACCTACCAAACAAGCTGCTGAAGCCAGTCTGAAGAAGCTGGCCAAGGAGGGAAAAGCCACTATACTAAAG GATGAAGGGAAGGATAAGGCTTTAAAGTCCTCTCAAGCATTCTTCTCCCAGCTGCAGGATCAAGTTAGAGTGCAAATCAAAGGCGCAAAGGCAGCGCAGAAGAAAACAAAGAAAGGAAACGAACTTTCTGCACACAAACTCAAATTGTAG